The following coding sequences lie in one Niabella agricola genomic window:
- a CDS encoding DEAD/DEAH box helicase gives MTAQRTTAILLTAHKAGERQGLLQILSVDKSSKPPAYEKATIDSRSVVGHFGRLPDPLIKALSAFGESHLSKTVAAIKQYFEVQNSPLAYRDFQEKALVKHHYDLFRQVKPWFDTLKWYHSYKGPGERWITGPCRISDRRPYLKFEVIESAGGYCLHAIAEIDGTDHPLKSLERQHFFLRRNEEYFLMPLADQQILDELEKEAAFHPAAADVLRPVLLKIEERYPVKSDVLQECQTIEMPPIPSVLLSELSDTFLMLTPQWTYDGYTVENPWEPETEIRQNGVRIIIRRNQAQEQELKALLESLHPRFPDQHKGYYYLPFAEAQKRQWFPKIYHQLLLSGVDLKGMDMLRHFRYASHLPETDIEWLQEKDNQLTCRFTVRFGKENVPLQELQKILWAGQSTVLLKGGTLGLLNEGWMKQYATLVKHAKIHKQELTIARWLCFSMQEPGDDTSVFVNKNAETWWRQWQQWQGDAQVYPLPSALQATLRPYQQKGYEWMCLMADAGAGGCLADDMGLGKTLQSISFLARAIENRPGMQNLVVCPASLIYNWEQELKKFAPGLSVTVFHGPQRDASVIGNPAQQVLITSYGTFRTEAAQLCTQSYLCVFIDESQNIKNPVAKITRAVGDIRSVYCFTLSGTPVVNNTFDLYAQLHTALPGLLGTREFFKREYADPIDRNGDEAKKQLLQKLIAPFVLRRTKEQVAPDLPEKTEITLWCEMDDAQRALYDNIKEQIRSSLFLDIEKKGMAKAKLDVLQGILKLRQVCNAPQLLPEAAGDKDASVKMERLFEELELVLPRHKVLIFSQFTGVLNLIADVCKRRYISYYHFDGQTPAAQRMEMVKAFQEEGNTTGLFLISLKAGNAGITLTAADYVFLFDPWWNEAVQQQAIDRTHRIGQTKNVFAYKLICKDTIEEKILQLQQRKKQLSADLISTDEGFIKNLAQEDVEWLFG, from the coding sequence ATGACGGCGCAACGCACTACAGCAATATTACTCACTGCACATAAAGCGGGAGAAAGGCAGGGACTGCTGCAGATCCTTTCGGTAGATAAAAGCAGTAAACCACCCGCTTACGAAAAAGCTACGATCGACTCCCGGTCGGTTGTGGGGCATTTTGGCCGTTTGCCGGACCCACTTATCAAGGCGTTATCGGCCTTTGGCGAAAGCCATTTATCGAAGACCGTAGCTGCCATCAAACAGTACTTTGAAGTTCAGAACAGTCCGCTTGCCTATCGCGATTTCCAGGAGAAAGCGCTGGTCAAACATCACTATGATCTTTTCCGGCAGGTAAAGCCCTGGTTTGATACGCTTAAATGGTATCATAGCTATAAAGGACCTGGCGAACGCTGGATCACCGGTCCCTGTCGCATCAGCGACCGGCGTCCTTATTTAAAATTTGAAGTCATTGAATCTGCAGGTGGCTATTGCCTCCATGCCATTGCGGAAATTGACGGAACCGATCATCCGCTGAAAAGCCTGGAACGCCAGCATTTTTTTTTAAGAAGGAACGAGGAATACTTCCTGATGCCGCTTGCAGATCAGCAAATCCTTGATGAGCTCGAAAAGGAGGCTGCCTTTCACCCGGCTGCTGCTGACGTGCTTCGACCCGTCCTTTTAAAAATTGAAGAACGGTATCCTGTAAAATCCGATGTACTCCAGGAATGCCAGACCATCGAGATGCCTCCCATCCCCTCCGTGCTGCTGAGCGAACTGAGCGATACTTTTTTAATGTTAACGCCTCAGTGGACCTATGATGGTTATACCGTAGAGAACCCATGGGAGCCGGAAACCGAGATTCGCCAAAACGGAGTGCGCATCATTATCCGCCGTAACCAGGCACAGGAGCAGGAGCTAAAAGCCTTGCTGGAGTCGCTTCACCCGCGCTTTCCGGATCAGCATAAAGGCTATTATTACCTACCCTTTGCCGAAGCACAAAAGCGGCAGTGGTTTCCCAAAATATACCACCAGTTGCTATTATCGGGCGTAGACCTGAAGGGTATGGACATGCTGCGGCATTTCCGGTACGCTTCGCACCTTCCGGAAACTGATATTGAATGGCTACAGGAAAAAGACAACCAGCTCACCTGCCGTTTTACGGTACGTTTTGGAAAGGAAAATGTTCCGCTGCAGGAACTGCAGAAAATATTATGGGCAGGCCAGAGCACCGTGCTGCTCAAAGGCGGTACGCTGGGATTATTGAATGAAGGATGGATGAAACAATATGCCACCCTAGTAAAGCATGCAAAGATTCATAAGCAGGAACTAACCATTGCCCGATGGCTTTGTTTTTCCATGCAGGAACCCGGTGATGATACTTCCGTATTTGTGAATAAGAATGCGGAAACCTGGTGGCGGCAATGGCAGCAATGGCAGGGCGACGCACAGGTGTACCCCCTGCCTTCCGCTTTGCAGGCCACGCTCCGTCCTTATCAGCAAAAAGGTTACGAATGGATGTGCCTGATGGCGGATGCCGGTGCCGGTGGCTGCCTGGCAGACGATATGGGATTGGGAAAAACCTTACAGTCCATCTCCTTTTTAGCCCGTGCTATTGAGAACAGACCGGGCATGCAGAACCTGGTCGTATGCCCCGCATCATTGATTTATAATTGGGAGCAGGAATTAAAAAAATTTGCGCCGGGTTTGTCCGTTACGGTGTTTCATGGTCCGCAGCGTGATGCCTCGGTGATCGGCAACCCGGCTCAACAGGTGCTGATCACCAGCTATGGCACCTTCCGCACCGAAGCAGCACAACTTTGTACGCAATCCTATCTCTGCGTTTTCATTGACGAAAGCCAGAACATAAAAAACCCCGTTGCCAAAATCACCCGGGCTGTTGGAGACATCCGGTCTGTTTATTGTTTCACGCTTAGTGGTACACCCGTTGTAAATAACACCTTTGATCTTTATGCACAGCTCCACACGGCCCTTCCGGGCTTGCTGGGCACCAGGGAATTCTTTAAACGGGAATATGCAGACCCGATCGACCGCAACGGGGATGAGGCAAAGAAACAACTGCTGCAAAAACTTATTGCCCCTTTCGTATTGCGGCGAACCAAGGAACAGGTAGCGCCCGATCTTCCTGAAAAAACAGAGATCACATTGTGGTGCGAAATGGATGACGCACAACGCGCCCTGTATGACAATATTAAGGAACAGATCCGCAGCAGCCTTTTCCTGGATATTGAGAAAAAGGGAATGGCCAAAGCCAAGTTGGATGTACTTCAGGGTATTTTAAAGCTACGCCAGGTTTGCAACGCGCCGCAGCTGCTGCCGGAAGCCGCCGGTGATAAAGATGCATCGGTAAAAATGGAGCGGCTTTTTGAGGAACTGGAATTGGTGCTTCCCCGGCACAAAGTACTGATCTTTTCACAGTTCACCGGGGTATTGAACCTGATTGCCGACGTCTGCAAACGACGGTACATCAGCTACTACCATTTTGATGGCCAAACGCCGGCTGCCCAGCGCATGGAAATGGTAAAGGCATTCCAGGAAGAAGGCAATACCACCGGACTGTTCCTGATCAGTTTGAAGGCAGGGAATGCAGGTATTACCTTAACTGCCGCCGACTATGTATTTCTATTCGACCCCTGGTGGAATGAAGCCGTACAACAGCAGGCCATCGACCGCACCCACCGGATCGGACAAACCAAAAACGTATTTGCTTACAAGCTCATCTGCAAGGATACCATTGAAGAAAAGATCCTGCAATTGCAACAACGTAAAAAGCAACTTTCTGCCGACCTTATTTCTACCGATGAGGGCTTTATCAAAAACCTGGCGCAGGAAGATGTGGAATGGTTGTTTGGATAG
- a CDS encoding DUF4397 domain-containing protein encodes MKYFKFFGISLAVFLGALASCKKNTFSETERSSPEGKALVKFGFFSMYPTSTPLTVYQNNTKLSVSAASPYGYPGGGFNTGGNSYADYLAIDPGNVKFDVAIVYPNINFVQRWIYDTTMLLGANKKYTILMADTAVSTTSLLLEDDFPAVLDSGYALFRIGNLIPNSGSLDFYKNDSLIASNVAYKSTTPLIKLPASLADTFAIRPAGAPSGPAITATAYYRLATNTNKRIYTMVSRGYLGSTTPRNPTISLIINK; translated from the coding sequence ATGAAATATTTTAAATTTTTTGGGATATCTCTGGCTGTTTTTTTAGGGGCGCTGGCTTCTTGTAAAAAAAATACGTTTAGTGAAACTGAACGGTCAAGCCCCGAAGGAAAAGCACTGGTTAAATTTGGTTTCTTCAGCATGTACCCAACAAGTACTCCACTTACTGTATACCAAAATAATACAAAACTAAGTGTGTCGGCCGCCAGTCCCTACGGCTACCCCGGCGGAGGATTTAATACGGGAGGTAATAGCTATGCTGATTATCTGGCAATTGATCCCGGCAATGTTAAATTTGATGTAGCAATCGTATATCCTAATATCAACTTCGTGCAACGCTGGATTTATGATACTACGATGCTGCTCGGCGCAAATAAAAAATACACGATATTAATGGCAGATACTGCAGTATCAACTACATCGCTCTTGTTGGAAGACGACTTTCCTGCTGTGTTGGATTCGGGGTACGCGCTATTCAGAATTGGTAACTTAATTCCCAATTCCGGCAGTTTGGATTTTTATAAAAACGATAGCCTGATAGCCTCAAACGTCGCATATAAGTCTACTACACCGCTTATCAAACTGCCGGCGTCTCTTGCCGACACATTTGCCATACGCCCGGCGGGTGCTCCTAGTGGTCCGGCAATAACGGCAACTGCTTATTACAGACTTGCTACAAATACGAATAAAAGAATCTATACGATGGTGTCAAGAGGATACCTAGGCAGTACTACTCCCAGAAATCCTACAATATCACTGATCATAAACAAATAA
- a CDS encoding SusD/RagB family nutrient-binding outer membrane lipoprotein, with product MKKSFLYIFLFTVLAGVFGCKKFLDVNTNPVVPQFPNVSAVFPTQIAAYPRGLQWDGRYASRYIQNFGSYTTNATNVNWDRMGYVGASDANGDIWRQAYIGFGRNLKYIIETGIKNQQWDYVGAALAMQAAIYQYTTDYHGDIIFSEAFRDNQTAFRFDDQETVYKGIDSICRLAIIYLNNTNYSPTQDRLAKGDYVYNGNVSKWLKYTYGILARNFHRISNKASYNPDSVIYYCDKSLATTDDDFLVAFDATRNDDANFFGTYRNNLADHRQSNFIVRLLDGTTLANTPASAVTAYNRDPRMRHMLSASHDTTNGNGGYRGVDPGIGDPYNGLSNWWTYAVGSTSYNNARKKVASVWGDTTYANPSASVFSTSYQKYLFGNKAVMPVMTASEIQFMKSEAAYKKGDKATAYTAYLNGINLHFDFINRPSFPRGNTSLFTNNPITQAERTAYITGNNVRQNPATLRLSDIMLQKYIALWGWGFFETWVDLRRYHYTDIDPETGLQVYTGFALPSTLASTNNGKPVYRVRPRYNSEYIWNMEELRRLGGLNDDYHTYECWFSQP from the coding sequence ATGAAAAAGAGTTTTTTATACATATTCTTATTTACAGTTCTTGCAGGGGTGTTTGGATGTAAAAAGTTTCTGGATGTAAATACAAACCCGGTTGTGCCACAGTTTCCTAATGTATCGGCCGTTTTTCCTACACAGATAGCTGCCTATCCCAGAGGACTGCAATGGGACGGAAGATATGCAAGCCGGTATATACAGAACTTCGGTTCATACACAACAAACGCTACAAATGTCAATTGGGATCGTATGGGTTATGTGGGAGCAAGTGATGCGAATGGTGATATCTGGCGTCAGGCTTATATTGGTTTCGGACGGAACCTTAAATATATTATAGAAACAGGCATAAAAAATCAGCAATGGGATTATGTAGGCGCCGCTTTGGCTATGCAGGCGGCGATTTATCAATATACTACAGATTATCATGGCGATATTATATTTTCGGAAGCGTTTAGGGACAATCAAACAGCCTTTAGATTTGATGATCAGGAAACAGTTTACAAGGGAATTGATTCGATCTGCAGATTGGCGATTATATATCTTAACAACACTAATTATAGCCCTACACAGGATCGGCTGGCTAAGGGCGACTATGTATACAATGGTAATGTAAGCAAGTGGCTGAAATATACTTATGGTATTTTGGCGCGTAATTTTCATCGGATTTCCAACAAAGCATCTTATAACCCGGATTCTGTGATTTATTACTGTGATAAGTCGCTTGCAACTACGGATGATGATTTTCTTGTAGCCTTTGACGCAACCCGGAATGATGATGCCAATTTTTTTGGAACCTACCGCAATAATCTTGCAGATCACCGGCAATCCAATTTTATTGTACGGCTTTTGGATGGAACTACCCTGGCAAATACCCCGGCAAGCGCGGTAACTGCCTATAACAGAGATCCCCGGATGCGCCATATGCTGTCGGCCAGTCATGACACAACGAATGGGAATGGAGGTTACAGGGGTGTCGATCCGGGAATTGGGGATCCCTATAACGGATTATCAAATTGGTGGACTTATGCGGTGGGCTCTACAAGCTACAATAATGCGCGGAAAAAAGTGGCTTCCGTTTGGGGTGACACTACATATGCCAACCCTTCTGCTAGTGTATTTTCCACAAGCTATCAAAAATATTTATTCGGCAATAAGGCTGTAATGCCAGTGATGACTGCATCAGAGATTCAATTTATGAAATCTGAAGCAGCTTATAAGAAGGGTGATAAAGCAACCGCATACACGGCCTATTTGAATGGAATCAATCTTCACTTTGATTTTATCAACCGGCCCAGCTTTCCCCGGGGGAATACATCGTTATTTACCAATAACCCGATAACCCAGGCGGAGCGAACCGCTTATATAACGGGGAACAATGTAAGACAAAACCCCGCCACCCTCAGGCTGTCTGATATAATGCTGCAAAAGTATATTGCTCTCTGGGGCTGGGGATTTTTTGAAACCTGGGTGGATCTTAGAAGGTATCATTATACCGATATCGATCCGGAAACGGGACTTCAGGTTTATACAGGTTTTGCGTTGCCGTCCACATTGGCATCCACAAACAATGGCAAACCCGTTTACCGCGTTCGCCCCAGATACAATTCGGAATATATATGGAATATGGAAGAACTAAGAAGATTAGGTGGGTTAAATGATGACTATCATACGTATGAATGCTGGTTCAGTCAACCGTAG
- a CDS encoding fasciclin domain-containing protein, with protein MMKNSIAKIFCTGIVVMILLLSSCKKEDTVPATVHNMDEVINTNPEFSMFAYAVKKANLDIFTKGGGPFTFFIPDNNAFSEIGLKTTADIDKLDPLFLALLTTYHFQGTKRTFYEIPEGPNATMSTQTGVVQYGTRNVKSDKAYINGIELLDKGTQTSNGLYYNVGEVIQPPYFSSALVMMEALGNYSLMLQAIAKTSTTTSFTTTPSTVFAIPNSVMLANGYDSTAIANITGAAATVLTNTLRYHVIPQRIFKSDFKPGSVLTRYSSNSVVIEGAVGSFTIKGKNNASGVPVGNGIATGSGVFYAISQMLKP; from the coding sequence ATGATGAAAAATAGTATCGCAAAAATATTTTGTACTGGCATTGTAGTCATGATCCTATTGTTGTCTTCCTGCAAAAAAGAGGACACTGTTCCTGCAACTGTACATAATATGGATGAAGTGATCAATACAAATCCTGAGTTTTCCATGTTCGCGTATGCGGTCAAGAAAGCGAATCTTGATATATTTACAAAAGGCGGAGGGCCTTTTACTTTTTTCATTCCGGACAATAATGCATTTTCGGAAATTGGTCTTAAAACCACAGCTGATATAGATAAGCTAGATCCTTTATTTCTTGCCTTACTAACAACGTATCATTTTCAGGGAACAAAAAGAACATTTTATGAAATACCTGAAGGTCCTAACGCTACTATGAGTACGCAAACAGGCGTAGTACAATATGGTACTCGTAATGTGAAAAGCGATAAAGCTTATATTAATGGAATTGAGTTGTTGGATAAAGGAACGCAGACTTCAAATGGATTGTATTACAATGTTGGTGAGGTTATTCAGCCGCCATACTTCAGCTCTGCTCTTGTAATGATGGAGGCCCTGGGCAATTATAGCTTAATGTTGCAAGCTATCGCTAAAACGTCGACTACTACCAGTTTTACAACTACGCCGTCTACTGTATTCGCTATTCCAAATTCAGTGATGCTGGCAAATGGATATGATTCTACTGCTATTGCCAATATTACCGGGGCAGCGGCTACTGTCTTAACCAATACATTGAGATATCATGTGATACCACAGCGGATATTCAAAAGTGATTTTAAACCAGGAAGTGTACTGACCCGCTATTCATCTAATAGTGTCGTAATCGAGGGAGCCGTTGGTAGTTTTACTATTAAAGGGAAAAACAACGCATCCGGCGTGCCAGTTGGAAATGGCATAGCCACAGGTAGCGGCGTATTTTACGCTATCTCACAGATGTTGAAGCCTTGA